In Candidatus Cloacimonadota bacterium, one genomic interval encodes:
- a CDS encoding ribose-phosphate pyrophosphokinase, producing MYSKLKIFTGNSNKKLAVEVAKHAGIPLGDSETFKFSNDNTFVKINENVRGSDTFIVQPTCYPVNDNLMELLIMIDALKRASAQKINCVIPYFSYGRSDKKDQPRVPITAKLVADLLTTAGASRIVSMDLHSEQIQGFFNIPVDHLSALPIFSRYFKNNLDTENAVIVSPDAGGTNRARELAKKLNCNLAIGDKRRIGNIDKAEILNVIGDVKGKIAILFDDIVDTAGSLTKIADVLMKLGAKKVFAGCSHGILSGNAIERIVDSPIEKIYITDSIPLSKEKKQCKKIVQISIAELLATAIKKIHIEESLSILFR from the coding sequence ATGTACTCAAAGTTAAAAATCTTTACAGGCAATTCTAATAAAAAATTAGCAGTTGAAGTAGCAAAACATGCCGGTATTCCACTTGGAGATTCCGAAACTTTCAAATTCTCCAACGACAACACTTTCGTGAAGATAAACGAAAATGTGCGTGGTTCCGATACTTTTATTGTCCAACCAACCTGCTATCCTGTTAATGATAATTTAATGGAATTGTTGATCATGATCGACGCTCTAAAAAGAGCTTCAGCACAGAAAATTAATTGTGTCATCCCATATTTCAGTTATGGAAGATCAGATAAAAAAGATCAACCGAGAGTACCCATTACTGCAAAACTGGTTGCAGATCTTTTAACAACAGCCGGAGCAAGCAGAATCGTCAGTATGGATCTTCATTCCGAGCAAATACAAGGTTTTTTTAATATTCCTGTTGATCATCTCTCGGCATTACCAATTTTTTCCAGGTATTTCAAGAACAATTTGGATACAGAAAATGCCGTGATCGTATCTCCTGATGCCGGAGGAACAAATCGAGCTCGGGAATTAGCAAAAAAACTGAATTGCAATTTAGCGATCGGAGATAAACGACGGATCGGCAATATAGATAAAGCGGAAATTTTAAATGTTATCGGTGATGTAAAAGGAAAAATAGCTATTCTTTTTGATGATATTGTTGATACTGCAGGAAGTCTTACAAAAATAGCAGATGTTTTGATGAAGCTTGGAGCAAAAAAAGTTTTTGCTGGTTGTTCTCATGGAATTCTTTCCGGAAATGCCATCGAAAGAATTGTTGATTCACCAATCGAAAAAATTTATATTACGGACTCCATACCCCTATCAAAAGAGAAAAAACAATGTAAAAAAATTGTTCAGATTTCAATTGCTGAACTTTTAGCAACTGCCATAAAAAAAATTCATATTGAAGAATCACTAAGTATCTTATTTAGATAG
- a CDS encoding 50S ribosomal protein L25, which produces MNVKIEAIERDKGKKSDLNALRKEGFIPGIIYGEGKEGMRISLPKIPFLKEYNKTIGEISFFDITLNGKEYQTIIKERQVHPVSREFVHLDFLKIHKGKTITVNVPIKTKGHSQGEQAGGLLEVLMRKIEVSCLPKDIPENIEIDVSELNIGETIHLTDIELVNVHTELPGDTPLIAVRAPKKEEEVTPEEEAAEGEESEKEKTEEESSEERSSKE; this is translated from the coding sequence ATGAATGTAAAAATAGAAGCAATCGAGAGAGATAAAGGTAAAAAATCTGATCTTAACGCTTTGCGTAAAGAGGGATTTATACCAGGGATCATTTACGGAGAAGGAAAAGAGGGTATGAGAATTTCCTTACCTAAAATTCCTTTTTTGAAGGAATATAATAAAACAATCGGTGAAATATCTTTTTTTGATATTACTTTGAATGGAAAAGAATACCAGACAATTATAAAAGAAAGGCAGGTTCATCCGGTATCAAGAGAATTTGTACACCTGGATTTTCTTAAAATTCATAAAGGAAAAACAATAACTGTTAATGTTCCAATCAAAACTAAAGGTCATTCACAAGGTGAACAGGCTGGCGGTTTGTTAGAAGTTCTAATGAGAAAAATAGAAGTTTCATGCTTACCGAAGGATATTCCGGAAAATATTGAGATCGATGTTTCCGAACTGAATATTGGAGAAACAATCCATCTAACTGATATCGAGCTGGTCAATGTGCATACGGAATTACCGGGAGATACACCATTAATAGCTGTTCGAGCTCCGAAAAAAGAAGAAGAGGTTACTCCTGAGGAAGAAGCTGCCGAAGGTGAAGAATCTGAAAAAGAGAAAACTGAGGAAGAATCTTCTGAAGAAAGATCGTCTAAAGAATAA
- a CDS encoding aminoacyl-tRNA hydrolase — translation MRLIIGLGNPGKKYRNNRHNIGFQVIENHVKMKGFTFRKRLLYDFVKDNDVLYVKPKTYMNNSGNAVTSILTKYKVDDILIIVDDIYLPIGEIRIRQDGGFGGHNGLISIAEALGTDKFNRLRIGVGSPENEILSNYVLSDFSKSEQEILKVISGFTETLLNEYIKGDFKDLLDTYSKLRKSYSEKIDQLIP, via the coding sequence ATGAGATTGATAATCGGGCTGGGAAATCCCGGTAAAAAATATCGGAACAATAGACATAATATTGGTTTTCAAGTAATTGAAAACCATGTTAAAATGAAAGGTTTCACATTCCGAAAAAGACTTTTGTATGATTTTGTTAAGGATAACGATGTTCTTTATGTAAAACCGAAAACTTATATGAACAACAGCGGAAATGCTGTTACATCGATCCTTACAAAATATAAAGTCGATGATATTCTAATCATTGTAGATGACATCTATCTTCCGATTGGAGAGATCAGAATCAGGCAGGATGGAGGTTTCGGAGGACATAACGGGCTGATTTCCATTGCAGAAGCTTTGGGAACAGATAAGTTCAATAGATTAAGAATTGGAGTAGGTTCACCGGAAAACGAAATTCTTTCGAATTATGTTTTATCCGATTTTTCAAAAAGTGAACAGGAAATATTAAAAGTTATTTCAGGATTTACGGAAACATTATTAAATGAATATATAAAGGGCGATTTTAAAGATTTGCTGGATACTTACAGCAAATTGAGAAAATCCTATTCTGAGAAAATTGATCAACTCATCCCTTAA
- the rpsF gene encoding 30S ribosomal protein S6, with product MLKNYESMIVISPELSIDDSKKENEKITSFITENKGSIENTDEWGKKKLAYEIKKFKEGYYFVNYFQFDPEMISELERIYRINENIIRYNILVKEKKGGKNGS from the coding sequence GTGTTAAAAAACTATGAGAGCATGATCGTCATCTCACCAGAATTAAGTATTGACGATTCCAAAAAAGAAAACGAGAAGATTACTTCATTTATTACCGAAAACAAAGGTTCCATTGAAAATACCGACGAATGGGGTAAAAAAAAACTGGCTTATGAAATCAAGAAATTCAAAGAAGGATACTATTTCGTAAATTACTTCCAATTTGATCCGGAAATGATTTCAGAATTAGAGAGAATTTACAGAATTAACGAAAATATTATTCGTTATAACATTCTTGTAAAAGAAAAAAAAGGAGGAAAAAATGGCTCATGA
- a CDS encoding DUF2232 domain-containing protein, which yields MFIIAILSVLISAFSPVLGLIFIIAYSGKYQESKKEGLFYLIFLITTLIFLSMNIIDAVRLSDIIIGIGMASYLFFKLKSRNFDYAMIIIYVFLYSTIYGLFRHLVLGKKLLETVSVAFEQSRELIIASFQNNPDQINVFLDVLEKSRIFLENFNISIWIAGIVAATYLGALILSKRAGSNWKHNEIRLPFFLIYFLIIVLVLVLLPKTKVVGLNGILMVAPLFLIQGISILDFYWGNFFSKSKFLLYLLIFAMALNLPLLVLVSLVGMFDIWFDFRKIKITEDVHENHLS from the coding sequence GTGTTTATTATTGCCATACTTTCAGTTCTAATTTCAGCGTTTTCCCCGGTTCTGGGATTGATCTTTATTATAGCATATAGTGGGAAATACCAGGAAAGCAAAAAAGAAGGATTATTTTATCTAATATTTCTGATCACGACCTTGATATTTCTATCTATGAATATCATCGATGCTGTCAGGTTGTCCGATATAATAATCGGGATTGGAATGGCTTCTTACCTTTTTTTCAAACTGAAATCCAGGAATTTTGATTACGCCATGATCATCATTTATGTTTTTCTATATTCTACGATTTATGGTTTATTTCGTCATCTTGTGTTAGGAAAAAAATTGTTGGAAACTGTTAGTGTTGCTTTTGAACAATCCAGAGAACTCATTATCGCGAGTTTCCAGAACAATCCCGATCAAATAAATGTTTTCCTCGATGTTCTGGAGAAATCCAGGATTTTTCTGGAAAATTTCAATATCTCGATCTGGATAGCAGGCATTGTTGCGGCAACTTATCTCGGAGCATTGATCTTATCAAAAAGAGCAGGTTCGAACTGGAAACATAATGAGATTAGATTACCCTTTTTCCTGATCTATTTTCTCATTATCGTTTTAGTACTCGTTTTATTACCGAAAACAAAGGTAGTCGGGTTAAACGGAATTCTGATGGTTGCTCCCTTGTTCCTGATCCAGGGTATTTCCATATTGGATTTTTACTGGGGAAATTTCTTCAGTAAATCCAAGTTTTTATTATACCTGCTGATCTTTGCGATGGCTCTGAACTTGCCGCTTTTGGTTCTGGTCTCATTAGTTGGTATGTTCGATATTTGGTTTGATTTTAGAAAAATTAAGATTACGGAGGATGTGCATGAAAATCATCTTAGTTAA
- a CDS encoding single-stranded DNA-binding protein → MAHELRFPRINSVVLSGRLTRDVELRYTPNGTPVAKLSLAFNRVYQKDGEWQEETGFIDVVVWSRRAEQCAEYLHKGSPVVVEGYIKTRTYQDKENQNRKITEIVSSRVHFLERTEIKTEESTPKTEPEISETKENIKATVTDDDVPF, encoded by the coding sequence ATGGCTCATGAACTAAGATTTCCGAGAATTAATTCCGTTGTATTAAGCGGTAGATTGACCAGAGATGTGGAATTAAGATATACACCAAACGGTACCCCCGTTGCAAAATTATCTCTTGCTTTTAATCGTGTTTATCAGAAAGATGGTGAATGGCAGGAAGAAACCGGTTTTATAGATGTTGTTGTCTGGAGTAGACGAGCAGAACAATGCGCTGAATATCTTCACAAAGGAAGTCCGGTTGTTGTTGAAGGGTATATTAAAACGAGAACATATCAAGATAAAGAAAACCAGAATCGCAAAATAACAGAAATAGTATCCAGTAGAGTTCATTTCCTTGAACGAACAGAGATTAAAACTGAAGAAAGTACTCCCAAAACCGAACCAGAAATTTCCGAAACTAAAGAAAACATTAAAGCAACCGTGACCGACGATGATGTCCCATTTTAG
- the rpsR gene encoding 30S ribosomal protein S18 produces the protein MEEKKTEEKKTEVKETPKKQDRPYNKYKKKDTSGKYRKFDRKKFIFKKKFCFFCKNKEAVIDYKDVGLMRRFISESGKITPRRFSGTCAKHQRKLAIEIKKARQMALISFTEK, from the coding sequence ATGGAAGAAAAGAAAACAGAAGAAAAAAAAACAGAAGTTAAAGAAACACCCAAAAAACAGGATAGACCTTATAATAAATACAAAAAGAAAGACACATCCGGGAAATACCGAAAATTTGATAGAAAAAAGTTCATCTTCAAAAAAAAGTTCTGTTTTTTCTGTAAAAATAAAGAAGCGGTTATCGATTATAAAGATGTCGGTTTGATGAGACGATTTATTTCCGAAAGCGGGAAAATAACTCCCCGTCGATTCTCAGGAACCTGTGCCAAGCATCAGCGAAAATTAGCGATTGAAATAAAAAAAGCACGCCAGATGGCATTGATCTCTTTCACTGAAAAATAA
- the spoVG gene encoding septation regulator SpoVG: MNITDVKVFIRESNQLKAFVNIVIDDAFIVRNIKVIEGENGLFVAMPSRRVSNGEYRDIAHPINTETRNQIEQIVIKKYKEVLQEALSAVESKNDEEMESSSEDKGEI, encoded by the coding sequence ATGAACATTACAGATGTAAAAGTATTTATCAGGGAAAGCAATCAGTTGAAAGCTTTTGTTAACATTGTTATTGATGATGCTTTCATTGTTAGAAACATCAAAGTTATCGAAGGAGAAAATGGATTATTTGTGGCTATGCCAAGTCGAAGGGTCAGTAACGGTGAGTATCGCGATATTGCTCATCCTATAAATACTGAAACAAGAAATCAGATAGAACAGATCGTTATAAAAAAATATAAAGAGGTTCTTCAGGAAGCATTAAGTGCTGTTGAATCCAAAAATGATGAAGAAATGGAAAGTTCATCCGAGGATAAAGGAGAAATTTAG
- the rplI gene encoding 50S ribosomal protein L9 codes for MCMKIILVKDVNKLGEAGKVVNVSDGYARNFLLPKNLALIATKNNLQRIEKIKKDAEIEKLEVENKFKAIAEKIKTTELTFIRKADENDHLFGSVSEIDIVEALAEKEIEINKTDVAMEKHLKEIGDFEVKIVFPNDIKEILKIKIEKE; via the coding sequence ATGTGCATGAAAATCATCTTAGTTAAGGATGTAAATAAGTTAGGTGAAGCTGGAAAAGTCGTAAATGTTTCTGACGGTTATGCCAGAAATTTTCTTTTACCGAAAAATCTGGCTTTAATTGCCACAAAAAATAATCTGCAAAGAATCGAAAAAATAAAAAAAGATGCAGAAATCGAGAAGTTGGAAGTCGAAAATAAATTTAAAGCGATCGCTGAAAAGATCAAAACAACAGAACTAACTTTCATCAGGAAAGCAGATGAAAATGATCATTTGTTCGGTTCTGTTTCCGAGATCGATATTGTTGAGGCTTTGGCTGAAAAAGAAATTGAAATCAATAAAACAGATGTTGCAATGGAAAAACATTTGAAAGAGATTGGTGATTTTGAAGTTAAAATAGTTTTTCCAAATGATATCAAAGAAATCCTGAAAATTAAGATCGAAAAGGAGTGA